One part of the Bradyrhizobium sp. CB1650 genome encodes these proteins:
- a CDS encoding branched-chain amino acid ABC transporter permease, producing the protein MTALTDDTLPVTPRAMRDEMIVFVVMALLLAAVPFSGIYPFFVMQALCFALLACAFNLLIGYGGLLSFGHAMFLGTAGYCSAHALKVWGLPPELGILVGVAAAFLLSVVTGYVSIRRQGIYFSMITLALSQLLYFIYLQAPFTHGEDGIQGIPQGHMFGVFDLSKPTVLYYVVLIGFLAGFLLIYRIINSPFGEVLKSIRENEQRAISLGYRTDQYKFLAFVLSGTLAGFAGSLKVFVAQNASLTDVHWSMSGEVVLMTLVGGLGTIFGPVVGAFVIIAMQQYLASFGQWVTVIQGAIFVICVLTFRRGVIGEIAHFLRRSL; encoded by the coding sequence ATGACAGCCTTGACAGATGATACGCTGCCGGTGACCCCGCGCGCGATGCGCGACGAGATGATCGTGTTCGTGGTGATGGCGCTGCTGCTGGCCGCGGTGCCGTTCAGCGGTATCTATCCATTCTTCGTGATGCAGGCGCTCTGCTTTGCGTTGCTCGCCTGCGCCTTCAACCTGCTGATCGGCTATGGCGGTCTCTTGTCCTTCGGCCACGCGATGTTCCTGGGCACCGCCGGCTATTGCAGCGCGCATGCGCTGAAGGTGTGGGGGCTCCCGCCGGAGCTCGGCATCCTTGTCGGCGTCGCCGCGGCCTTCCTCCTCTCGGTCGTGACCGGCTACGTCTCGATCCGCCGCCAGGGTATCTATTTCTCGATGATCACGCTGGCGCTGTCGCAGCTCCTGTATTTCATCTACCTCCAGGCGCCGTTCACCCATGGTGAGGACGGTATTCAGGGCATTCCGCAGGGCCACATGTTCGGCGTCTTCGATCTGTCCAAGCCGACCGTACTCTATTACGTCGTGCTGATCGGCTTTCTCGCCGGCTTCCTGCTGATCTATCGCATCATCAATTCGCCGTTCGGCGAGGTCCTGAAGTCGATCCGCGAAAACGAACAGCGTGCGATCTCGCTGGGCTATCGGACCGATCAGTATAAATTCCTGGCTTTCGTCCTGTCGGGCACGCTGGCCGGCTTTGCCGGGTCGCTGAAAGTATTCGTGGCGCAGAATGCCTCGCTCACCGACGTGCACTGGTCGATGTCCGGCGAAGTCGTGCTGATGACGCTGGTCGGTGGCCTCGGAACGATCTTCGGCCCGGTGGTCGGCGCCTTCGTAATCATCGCCATGCAGCAATATCTGGCGAGCTTTGGCCAGTGGGTGACGGTGATCCAGGGCGCGATCTTCGTGATCTGCGTGCTGACCTTCCGTCGCGGCGTCATCGGTGAAATCGCCCATTTTCTCCGCAGATCTCTCTAA
- a CDS encoding ABC transporter substrate-binding protein, with amino-acid sequence MKTRSLASFLLGTALTLAAAGIASAQDKTVKIGALSDQSGLYADLGGPGSTLAAQMAVEDSGLAAKGWKIDIVSGDHQNKPDIGTAIARQWFDVDKVDVIVDVPNSGVALAVNNVVKEKNGVYINSGAATSDLTNAQCSPNTVHWTYDTYMLAHTTGQALVKAGGDTWFFLTADYAFGAALERDTTSVITANGGKVVGGVKHPLNTPDFSSFLLQAQASKAKIIGLANAGGDTTNSIKQAAEFGIVKGGQKLAALLLFLTDVKAIGLETAQGLNFTETFYWDMNDQTRAFSKRFAERMKNNAPPTMVQAGVYAGLRHYFKALEAIGGNPHDGAKVVEKMKSMPTEDDLFGKGEIQPNGRTIHNAYLFEVKKPSESKGPWDFYKLVGTVPGDQAFTPLSESKCSLLKK; translated from the coding sequence ATGAAGACCAGATCGCTTGCGTCATTTTTGCTCGGCACTGCGCTAACTCTCGCTGCTGCGGGCATTGCGTCCGCTCAGGACAAGACGGTCAAAATCGGCGCGCTGTCCGATCAGTCCGGGCTCTATGCCGATCTCGGTGGCCCCGGCTCCACGCTCGCGGCGCAAATGGCGGTCGAGGATTCCGGCCTCGCGGCGAAGGGCTGGAAGATCGACATCGTCTCGGGTGATCATCAGAACAAGCCCGACATCGGCACCGCGATCGCGCGGCAGTGGTTCGACGTCGACAAGGTCGACGTCATCGTCGACGTGCCGAACTCCGGCGTGGCGCTCGCCGTCAACAACGTCGTGAAGGAGAAGAACGGCGTCTACATCAACTCCGGCGCGGCAACCTCCGACCTGACCAACGCGCAGTGCTCGCCGAACACCGTGCACTGGACCTACGACACCTACATGCTCGCCCACACCACCGGCCAGGCTCTGGTGAAGGCCGGCGGCGACACCTGGTTCTTCCTGACGGCGGACTACGCCTTCGGTGCGGCGCTGGAGCGCGACACCACGTCGGTCATCACCGCCAACGGCGGCAAGGTGGTCGGCGGCGTCAAGCATCCGCTCAACACGCCGGACTTCTCCTCGTTCCTGCTCCAGGCGCAGGCCTCCAAGGCCAAGATCATCGGCCTTGCCAACGCAGGCGGCGATACCACCAATTCGATCAAGCAGGCGGCGGAGTTCGGCATCGTCAAGGGTGGCCAGAAGCTTGCGGCGCTGCTGTTGTTCCTCACCGACGTCAAGGCGATCGGTCTCGAGACCGCACAGGGGCTCAACTTCACCGAGACCTTCTACTGGGACATGAACGACCAGACCCGTGCGTTCTCGAAGCGTTTCGCCGAGCGGATGAAGAACAATGCGCCGCCCACCATGGTGCAGGCCGGCGTCTATGCGGGCCTGCGTCATTATTTCAAGGCGCTGGAAGCAATCGGCGGCAACCCGCATGATGGTGCCAAGGTCGTCGAGAAGATGAAGTCGATGCCGACGGAAGACGATCTGTTCGGCAAGGGCGAGATCCAGCCCAACGGCCGTACGATCCACAATGCCTATCTGTTCGAGGTGAAGAAGCCTTCCGAGTCCAAGGGGCCGTGGGATTTCTACAAGCTGGTCGGCACGGTGCCGGGCGACCAGGCCTTCACGCCGCTGTCGGAAAGCAAGTGCTCGCTGCTGAAGAAGTAA
- the sugE gene encoding quaternary ammonium compound efflux SMR transporter SugE, with product MAWTILFVAGLLEVGWAIGLKYTEGFTKLVPSVLTLAAMAGSVILLGLALKSLPIGTAYAVWTGIGAVGTATLGIILFGEPAAAFRLASIGLIVAGIVGLKLVT from the coding sequence ATGGCCTGGACCATATTGTTCGTCGCCGGTCTTCTGGAGGTCGGTTGGGCGATCGGCCTCAAATACACGGAGGGTTTCACAAAACTCGTTCCATCGGTTCTCACGCTTGCGGCCATGGCCGGGAGCGTCATCCTGCTCGGTCTCGCCCTCAAATCGCTTCCGATTGGAACCGCCTATGCGGTCTGGACCGGCATCGGCGCGGTCGGCACCGCGACGCTGGGGATCATCCTGTTCGGAGAACCGGCCGCCGCATTTCGCCTCGCCAGTATCGGGCTGATCGTCGCCGGCATCGTCGGGCTGAAGCTCGTCACTTGA
- a CDS encoding branched-chain amino acid ABC transporter permease, whose translation MQALYAQLLVGLINGSFYALLSLGLAVIFGMLNIINFAHGALYMMGAFVAYFLLDLGGINYWWALLIAPIIVGIFGMILERTMLQWLTGLDHLYGLLLTFGIALIVQGVFQNYFGSSGLPYAIPDQLKGGMNLGFMFLPVYRGWVVIFSLVVCLATWFLIEKTRLGAYLRAATENPTLVRAFGINVPRMITLTYGLGVGLAALAGVLSAPINQVRPLMGADLIIVVFAVVVIGGMGSIMGSIITGFALGVIEGLTKYFYPEASNTVVFVLMVLVLLVKPTGLTGRAA comes from the coding sequence ATGCAGGCTCTCTATGCACAGCTACTGGTGGGACTGATCAACGGCTCGTTCTACGCGCTGCTCAGTCTCGGGCTTGCCGTGATCTTCGGCATGCTCAACATCATCAATTTCGCTCACGGTGCGCTCTACATGATGGGTGCGTTCGTCGCCTATTTCCTGCTGGACCTTGGCGGTATCAACTATTGGTGGGCGCTGCTCATCGCGCCGATCATCGTCGGCATCTTCGGCATGATCCTGGAACGGACCATGCTGCAATGGCTGACCGGCCTCGATCATCTCTACGGATTGCTTCTGACCTTCGGCATCGCACTGATCGTGCAGGGCGTGTTCCAGAACTATTTCGGTTCGTCGGGCCTGCCTTACGCGATTCCGGACCAGCTCAAGGGCGGCATGAATCTCGGCTTCATGTTTCTGCCCGTCTATCGCGGCTGGGTCGTTATCTTCTCTCTGGTCGTGTGCCTGGCCACCTGGTTCCTGATCGAGAAGACGCGGCTTGGCGCTTACCTGCGTGCCGCAACGGAGAATCCGACGCTGGTGCGTGCCTTCGGCATCAACGTGCCGCGCATGATCACGCTCACTTACGGCCTCGGCGTGGGCCTTGCGGCACTGGCCGGCGTCTTATCTGCGCCGATCAACCAGGTGCGGCCGCTGATGGGCGCCGACCTCATTATCGTCGTGTTCGCGGTGGTCGTGATCGGCGGCATGGGATCGATCATGGGATCGATCATCACGGGTTTCGCGCTCGGCGTGATCGAGGGCCTGACCAAGTATTTTTACCCCGAGGCCTCCAACACGGTCGTCTTCGTGCTGATGGTGCTGGTGCTGCTGGTGAAGCCGACGGGACTGACGGGAAGGGCGGCCTGA
- a CDS encoding TetR/AcrR family transcriptional regulator, giving the protein MPKISEKKREGRRQQILDAALACFSEDGFHQTGMADIVKRSGLSHGAVYLYFQSKDDLIEALADDRHRREAVLNSVAQGSGDPLEALHALVRVYAQWLTDPAGEARRRVGIHGWAEALRNRRVRTSVVEGIDMPRALIVALIERAQFDGLIKRDISAETTSRVLIAIFQGIVLQKCWGEEIDVEACMAAVAGVIEGFRTTKPDVRRRTRT; this is encoded by the coding sequence GTGCCGAAGATCAGCGAGAAGAAACGCGAAGGCCGCCGTCAGCAGATTCTCGACGCTGCGCTCGCCTGTTTCTCCGAGGATGGCTTTCACCAGACCGGCATGGCCGACATCGTCAAGCGGTCGGGGCTGAGCCATGGCGCGGTCTATCTCTATTTCCAGAGCAAGGACGATCTGATCGAGGCGCTGGCGGACGATCGCCATCGCCGCGAGGCCGTGCTCAATTCGGTGGCGCAAGGTTCAGGCGATCCGCTCGAGGCGCTTCACGCGCTGGTCCGCGTTTATGCACAGTGGCTCACCGACCCCGCAGGCGAAGCGCGGCGGCGCGTCGGAATCCATGGCTGGGCGGAGGCGCTACGCAACCGCCGCGTCCGCACCAGCGTCGTCGAAGGCATCGACATGCCGCGCGCTTTGATCGTGGCGTTGATCGAACGCGCCCAGTTCGACGGCCTCATCAAGCGCGACATCAGCGCGGAGACAACCTCGCGCGTACTGATCGCGATCTTCCAGGGCATTGTGCTCCAGAAGTGCTGGGGCGAGGAGATCGACGTCGAAGCCTGCATGGCGGCTGTCGCTGGCGTAATCGAAGGATTTCGCACCACCAAGCCCGACGTCAGGCGCCGGACAAGGACATGA
- a CDS encoding ABC transporter ATP-binding protein yields the protein MPETAIAEAPARAATGGNILQVRNLEGWYGESHILHGINFDVNAGEVVTLLGRNGAGKTTTLKSIMGIIGKRAGSVRFNNQEIIRATSDKIARMGIAFCPEERGIFSSLDVRENLLLPPVVRAGGLPLDQIFDLFPNLKERLTSQGTKLSGGEQQMLAIARILRTGASFLMLDEPTEGLAPVIIQQIGHTIARLKKEGFTILLVEQNFRFASTVADRYYVVEHGKIIDGFSNADLAANMDKLHTYLGV from the coding sequence ATGCCTGAGACTGCGATCGCGGAAGCTCCGGCAAGGGCCGCGACCGGCGGCAACATCCTCCAGGTTCGCAACCTGGAAGGCTGGTACGGCGAGTCTCACATCCTGCACGGGATCAACTTCGACGTGAATGCGGGCGAGGTCGTCACCCTGCTCGGGCGTAACGGCGCCGGCAAGACGACAACGCTGAAGTCGATCATGGGAATCATCGGCAAGCGCGCCGGCTCGGTGAGGTTCAACAATCAGGAGATCATCCGCGCGACCTCGGACAAGATCGCCCGCATGGGCATCGCCTTCTGTCCGGAGGAACGCGGCATCTTCTCCAGCCTCGACGTGCGCGAGAACCTGTTGCTGCCGCCGGTGGTGCGGGCGGGGGGACTGCCGCTCGATCAGATCTTCGACCTGTTTCCGAACCTGAAGGAGCGTCTCACCAGTCAGGGCACCAAGCTGTCCGGCGGCGAGCAGCAGATGCTCGCGATCGCGCGCATCCTGCGCACCGGCGCAAGCTTCCTGATGCTGGACGAGCCGACTGAAGGATTGGCTCCGGTCATCATCCAGCAGATCGGTCACACCATCGCGCGGCTCAAGAAGGAGGGCTTTACGATCCTCCTGGTCGAGCAGAACTTCCGGTTCGCATCCACCGTTGCGGATCGCTACTACGTCGTTGAACACGGCAAGATCATCGACGGATTTTCCAACGCGGACCTCGCCGCCAACATGGACAAGCTCCACACCTATCTCGGCGTCTAG
- a CDS encoding ArsC family reductase: MPNIIYGIKNCDTMKKARAWLDTHGVAYEFHDYKAAGVAKDKLKQWSDEVGWEALLNRAGTTFKKLPVADKEGLNEKKALALMLAQPSMIKRPVLEIGSKLLVGFKPDIYVREVGAKARKG; the protein is encoded by the coding sequence TTGCCCAACATCATCTACGGCATCAAGAACTGCGACACCATGAAGAAGGCGCGCGCCTGGCTCGATACGCATGGCGTTGCCTATGAGTTCCACGACTACAAGGCTGCGGGCGTCGCGAAGGACAAGCTCAAGCAATGGAGCGACGAGGTGGGTTGGGAAGCACTGCTCAACCGTGCCGGCACGACGTTCAAGAAGCTGCCCGTTGCCGACAAGGAAGGCCTGAACGAGAAGAAAGCGCTGGCATTGATGCTAGCGCAACCATCGATGATCAAGCGGCCGGTGCTCGAAATCGGCAGCAAGCTCCTGGTCGGCTTCAAGCCGGATATCTACGTCAGGGAAGTCGGCGCGAAAGCGCGCAAGGGTTAG
- a CDS encoding tRNA-binding protein, whose protein sequence is MHVTHDPAAAASPTIDFNTFLAVDIRVGTIVDAKPFPEARKPAWRLWIDFGPAIGVRKSSAQITEHHPLESLVGQQVAAVVNFPPRQIGPVVSEVLTLGFPDAEGKVVLVQPSKPVPNGGRLF, encoded by the coding sequence ATGCACGTCACCCACGACCCTGCTGCGGCCGCATCGCCGACCATCGACTTCAACACCTTCCTCGCGGTCGACATCCGCGTCGGGACCATCGTCGATGCCAAGCCGTTCCCGGAGGCGCGCAAGCCGGCCTGGCGGCTGTGGATCGACTTCGGCCCTGCAATCGGCGTGCGCAAGAGCTCGGCGCAGATCACCGAGCACCATCCACTCGAATCGCTGGTGGGACAACAGGTCGCGGCCGTCGTCAATTTCCCACCGCGCCAGATCGGACCGGTCGTGTCCGAAGTATTGACGCTCGGCTTCCCGGATGCCGAGGGTAAGGTCGTGCTGGTGCAGCCGAGCAAGCCGGTGCCCAACGGCGGACGACTGTTCTAG
- a CDS encoding ABC transporter ATP-binding protein, producing the protein MADEFILETEGLTKEFAGFFAVRDVALKVRRGSIHALIGPNGAGKTTCFNLLTKFLKPSAGKILYKGQDITAMAPADVARMGLVRSFQISAVFPHLTALENVRVALQRQHGSSFDFWRSKSVLNRFNNRALELLNDVGLSEFANTPAVEMPYGRKRALEIATTLALDPEMMLLDEPMAGMGHEDIDKIAALIKRISAKYTILMVEHNLSVVANLSDIITVLTRGQVLAQGNYADLSKDERVKEAYLGAGHA; encoded by the coding sequence TTGGCCGATGAGTTCATTCTCGAGACGGAAGGCTTGACCAAGGAGTTCGCGGGCTTCTTTGCCGTCCGCGACGTTGCGCTCAAGGTCCGCCGTGGGAGCATTCACGCGTTGATCGGTCCGAACGGGGCCGGCAAGACCACATGCTTCAATCTGTTGACCAAGTTCCTGAAGCCGTCCGCCGGGAAAATCCTGTACAAGGGACAGGACATCACCGCGATGGCGCCGGCCGACGTGGCCCGCATGGGGCTGGTGCGTTCGTTCCAGATTTCGGCGGTATTTCCGCATCTCACCGCGCTTGAAAACGTCCGTGTCGCGCTTCAGCGCCAGCACGGCAGCTCCTTCGATTTCTGGCGTTCGAAGTCGGTGCTCAACCGCTTCAACAATCGCGCACTGGAGCTGTTGAACGATGTCGGCCTCAGCGAGTTTGCCAACACGCCCGCGGTCGAGATGCCCTATGGGCGCAAGCGCGCATTGGAGATCGCGACCACGCTGGCGCTCGACCCGGAGATGATGCTGCTGGACGAGCCAATGGCCGGCATGGGTCACGAGGACATCGACAAGATCGCGGCGCTGATCAAGCGCATTTCGGCGAAGTACACCATCCTGATGGTCGAGCATAATTTGAGCGTCGTGGCCAATCTCTCCGACATCATCACCGTGCTGACGCGCGGGCAGGTGCTCGCGCAGGGCAATTACGCCGATCTGTCCAAGGACGAGCGGGTCAAGGAAGCCTATCTGGGAGCCGGTCATGCCTGA
- a CDS encoding inorganic phosphate transporter — translation MDVALGLPVLVGLIAVALLFDFLNGLHDAANSIATIVSTRVLRPQFAVFWAAFFNFVAFMVFGLHVAQTIGTGIIDPSIVDAQVIFAALVGAIVWNLVTWGLGIPSSSSHALIGGLVGGGMAKAGISAAVWGGLSKTVLAIVLSPLVGFLLAMMLVAIVSWASVRSTPFAVDRAFRILQFASASLYSLGHGGNDAQKTMGIIAVLLYSQGHLGSEFSVPFWVVLSCQAAMALGTLMGGWRIVRTMGLRITKLTPMQGFCAETGGAATLFMATFLGVPVSTTHTITGAIVGVGAARRVSAVRWNVASSIVYAWVITIPASAIVAALTWWAVQILK, via the coding sequence GTGGATGTCGCGTTGGGTCTTCCCGTCCTGGTCGGACTGATCGCCGTCGCGCTGCTGTTCGACTTCCTGAACGGCCTGCACGACGCCGCCAATTCGATCGCGACCATCGTCTCCACCCGCGTGTTGCGGCCGCAATTCGCGGTGTTCTGGGCCGCCTTCTTCAACTTCGTGGCCTTCATGGTGTTCGGTCTGCACGTGGCCCAGACCATCGGCACCGGTATCATCGATCCCTCGATCGTCGATGCCCAGGTGATCTTCGCGGCCCTCGTCGGCGCCATCGTCTGGAACCTCGTCACCTGGGGACTCGGAATCCCGTCCTCGTCGTCGCATGCCCTGATCGGCGGTCTCGTCGGCGGCGGTATGGCCAAGGCAGGAATCTCGGCGGCGGTGTGGGGCGGATTGTCCAAGACCGTGCTGGCAATCGTGCTGTCGCCGCTGGTCGGCTTCCTGCTCGCGATGATGCTGGTTGCGATCGTGTCCTGGGCCTCGGTGCGCTCGACGCCGTTCGCGGTCGACCGCGCCTTCCGCATCCTGCAATTCGCCTCGGCTTCGCTCTATTCGCTCGGCCATGGCGGCAATGACGCCCAGAAGACCATGGGCATCATCGCCGTGCTGCTCTATTCGCAGGGTCATCTCGGCAGCGAGTTCTCCGTGCCATTCTGGGTGGTGCTGTCCTGCCAGGCGGCGATGGCGCTGGGCACGCTGATGGGCGGCTGGCGCATTGTCCGCACCATGGGCCTGCGCATCACGAAGCTGACGCCGATGCAGGGTTTTTGCGCCGAGACCGGCGGTGCCGCGACGCTGTTCATGGCGACGTTCCTGGGGGTTCCCGTTTCGACCACCCACACCATCACCGGCGCGATCGTTGGCGTCGGGGCAGCCCGCCGTGTCTCTGCGGTGCGCTGGAACGTCGCGAGCTCGATCGTCTACGCCTGGGTGATCACGATCCCGGCCTCTGCAATCGTAGCTGCGCTGACCTGGTGGGCGGTCCAGATACTCAAGTGA
- a CDS encoding sulfite exporter TauE/SafE family protein, whose amino-acid sequence MAWIHELLAGIGVGLTGGLTSGFMGVSPGGGLVVFSVLLLGAEQHVAQGTSLIAQVPPTGLAGVRRYWQSGNRSPLRWIVWIGLGFLVGGVSGGDAAVAVSDSFLQWAYVAYLVALIAALVLRRDRKDGIDEIGKPRELPWLPLLLVGTLAGFSSGFMGIGGGLAITVGLAAGLRIPQHQAQLVSLIFSVIPTTIPPASIYWSKGLVVGWPAIIGILAGLWIGTDLGARMANGVSKSALRRMMIGFVSLMALYMTYKALT is encoded by the coding sequence ATGGCCTGGATCCATGAACTGCTCGCCGGTATCGGTGTCGGTCTTACCGGAGGACTGACATCGGGCTTCATGGGCGTGAGCCCGGGCGGCGGGCTCGTGGTCTTCTCCGTGCTGCTGCTCGGCGCCGAGCAACATGTGGCGCAAGGCACTTCGCTGATCGCGCAGGTACCGCCGACGGGCCTTGCCGGCGTCCGCCGCTACTGGCAAAGCGGCAATCGCAGCCCGCTGCGATGGATCGTCTGGATCGGACTCGGATTTCTCGTCGGCGGCGTCAGCGGCGGCGATGCGGCGGTCGCTGTCTCCGACTCCTTCCTGCAATGGGCCTATGTCGCCTACCTCGTTGCGTTGATCGCGGCACTGGTCCTGCGCCGTGACCGCAAGGACGGGATTGACGAGATCGGCAAGCCACGCGAGCTGCCCTGGCTGCCCCTGCTCCTGGTCGGCACGCTTGCCGGGTTCTCCTCGGGCTTCATGGGCATTGGCGGCGGCCTTGCAATCACGGTCGGCCTCGCGGCGGGCCTGCGCATTCCGCAGCATCAGGCCCAGCTCGTCAGCCTCATCTTCTCGGTGATCCCGACCACGATTCCGCCGGCCTCAATTTACTGGAGCAAGGGCCTCGTGGTCGGCTGGCCTGCCATCATCGGTATCCTTGCCGGCCTCTGGATCGGCACCGATCTCGGCGCGCGAATGGCCAATGGCGTCAGCAAATCGGCGTTGCGGCGGATGATGATCGGCTTCGTCTCGCTGATGGCTCTCTACATGACCTACAAGGCGCTGACCTGA
- a CDS encoding DUF429 domain-containing protein, with protein MPTYLGLDGFRFGWVAAWIDENRDHGFDYAPGLTRLLAMPHARAMIDMPIGLKTAGYRICDLRARALVGAAVFLGARRNLWAFPDMASANRHYWQHEGRGRGVSAQLWNIRDKIREIDDIMTPARQATVGEAHPELIFWNLAGRIRLDRKTSARGREQRLALLERRGFTKLSKWLTLRHGTGIGCDDLMDACACAVAARDSTERVDGGEIDPRGLRMEINY; from the coding sequence GTGCCAACCTATCTCGGCCTCGATGGATTTCGCTTCGGCTGGGTCGCGGCCTGGATCGACGAGAACCGCGATCACGGCTTCGATTACGCGCCGGGTCTGACCCGGTTGCTCGCAATGCCGCATGCGAGGGCGATGATCGACATGCCGATCGGCTTGAAAACCGCGGGCTATCGCATCTGCGACTTGCGTGCCCGCGCGCTGGTCGGCGCCGCCGTATTCCTCGGCGCGCGTCGGAACCTCTGGGCGTTTCCCGACATGGCTTCGGCCAACCGGCACTACTGGCAGCACGAAGGCAGGGGCAGGGGCGTGTCGGCTCAACTCTGGAATATCCGCGACAAGATCAGGGAGATCGACGATATCATGACGCCCGCGCGGCAAGCGACAGTCGGCGAGGCGCATCCGGAATTGATCTTCTGGAATCTCGCCGGCCGCATCAGGCTCGACCGGAAGACGTCGGCGCGCGGCCGGGAGCAGCGCCTCGCGCTCCTCGAGCGACGGGGATTCACAAAGCTCTCGAAATGGCTGACGCTGCGTCATGGCACCGGCATCGGCTGCGACGACCTCATGGACGCCTGCGCCTGTGCGGTCGCGGCGCGCGACAGCACGGAGCGTGTCGATGGTGGCGAGATCGATCCGCGCGGCCTGCGGATGGAGATCAACTATTGA
- a CDS encoding DUF47 domain-containing protein, with protein MMRWFRTFLPKEERFFDLFDRHAQTVIQGAIALQGMLNGGEETPVYCQRVSQFENDADNVTREVLTAVRRTFITPFDRGDIKNLITSMDDAIDQMQQTAKAVMLFEVRAFEPPMREIGALLIECANLVGRALPLLQSIGPNVAMLTAITEELTKLEGRVDDLHDIGLKELFLKHRGGNAMDFIVGAEIYDHLEKVADRFDDVANEINSIVIEQV; from the coding sequence ATGATGCGATGGTTTCGTACTTTCCTCCCCAAGGAAGAACGGTTCTTCGACCTGTTTGACCGTCATGCCCAGACCGTGATCCAGGGCGCCATCGCCCTCCAGGGGATGCTGAACGGCGGCGAGGAGACCCCGGTCTACTGCCAGCGCGTCAGCCAGTTCGAGAACGACGCCGACAACGTCACCCGTGAGGTGCTGACGGCGGTGCGCCGCACCTTCATCACGCCGTTCGACCGCGGCGACATCAAGAACCTCATCACGTCGATGGACGACGCCATCGACCAGATGCAGCAGACGGCCAAGGCCGTGATGCTGTTCGAGGTCCGCGCCTTCGAGCCGCCGATGCGCGAGATCGGCGCGCTTCTGATCGAATGCGCCAATCTGGTCGGGCGCGCGCTGCCGCTGCTGCAATCGATCGGCCCGAACGTTGCGATGCTGACCGCGATCACGGAGGAGCTGACCAAGCTGGAGGGCCGGGTCGACGATCTCCACGACATCGGGCTGAAGGAATTGTTCCTCAAGCATCGAGGCGGCAATGCGATGGACTTCATCGTCGGCGCTGAGATCTACGACCACCTCGAAAAGGTCGCCGATCGCTTCGATGACGTGGCGAACGAGATCAACAGCATCGTCATCGAGCAGGTCTAG
- a CDS encoding glutathione S-transferase N-terminal domain-containing protein: MSDLSAFPITKRWPAKHPELLQLYSLPTPNGVKVSIMLEEIGLPYEVHLVDFGKDDQKTAEFISLNPNGKIPAILDPNGPGGRPLPLFESGAILQYLAEKTGKLLPQDAARRYQTIQWVHFQMGGIGPMFGQVGFFHKFAGKDFEDKRPLERYVSESRRLLGVMESHLAGRQWFMDDDYTIADISMLGWVRNLNGFYGAGDLVEFSQFKSVAAWLERGLARPAVQRGLNIPKRP; this comes from the coding sequence ATGTCCGATCTATCCGCCTTTCCGATCACCAAGCGCTGGCCGGCCAAGCATCCTGAGCTGCTTCAGCTTTATTCCCTGCCAACGCCCAATGGTGTGAAGGTCTCGATCATGCTGGAGGAGATCGGACTGCCTTATGAGGTCCATCTCGTCGACTTCGGCAAGGACGATCAGAAGACCGCGGAATTCATCTCGCTCAATCCGAACGGCAAGATCCCGGCGATCCTCGACCCCAACGGTCCCGGCGGCAGGCCGCTGCCGCTGTTCGAGTCCGGTGCGATCCTGCAATACCTCGCGGAGAAGACCGGCAAACTTCTGCCGCAGGACGCCGCGCGGCGCTACCAGACCATCCAGTGGGTGCACTTCCAGATGGGCGGCATCGGGCCGATGTTCGGCCAGGTCGGCTTCTTCCACAAATTCGCCGGCAAGGATTTTGAGGACAAGCGGCCGCTCGAGCGCTACGTCAGCGAGTCCAGGCGTCTGCTCGGCGTGATGGAATCCCATCTCGCCGGCCGGCAATGGTTCATGGACGACGACTACACCATCGCCGACATCTCCATGCTCGGCTGGGTGCGCAATCTCAACGGCTTCTACGGCGCCGGCGACCTCGTCGAGTTCAGCCAGTTCAAGTCGGTTGCCGCCTGGCTCGAGCGCGGGCTGGCGCGTCCGGCCGTGCAGCGCGGGCTCAACATTCCCAAGCGGCCGTGA